In a single window of the Podospora pseudocomata strain CBS 415.72m chromosome 2 map unlocalized CBS415.72m_2, whole genome shotgun sequence genome:
- a CDS encoding uncharacterized protein (EggNog:ENOG503NYQ1; COG:S): MASSEVDQKFLGKAAKAVEHENPLLASVLYKILGLSINLSHQLVKAKKQRRPDGTPTSAQLDLSFHIIWLSREGLVLLEQYVVPMVGAYTELKVLAYKLRASFYHIFVLFHNTPPVSSMGVNTPDPQNTPQSRLDKGKGVATDDGGAPSSAKPSRNFEGGPVGPPPGFGPESPSAFLLKPGDYLPIAHQYFKEAAELADKILWGSHSLRLSVKTEYAAFLYECVHDFEGSRKLAKETVAQVYDATEGIDNDMFNDACELVTVLGKMMKRGLNSNNKNPASSTGSQPPARTEQGEPSAPPGMI; the protein is encoded by the coding sequence ATGGCGTCCTCCGAAGTTGATCAAAAGTTTCTCGGCAAGGCCGCCAAGGCCGTCGAGCACGAAAACCCCCTGCTTGCTTCCGTCCTGTACAAGATCCTGGGACTCTCCATCAACCTTTCACATCAGCttgtcaaggccaagaaaCAACGACGACCGGATGGAACCCCCACATCAGCCCAACTGGATCTGTCATTTCACATAATATGGCTCTCTCGAGAAggattggtgttgctggagcAGTATGTGGTGCCCATGGTGGGAGCCTATACCGAACTCAAGGTGCTCGCATACAAGCTGCGTGCTTCCTTCTACCACATTTTCGTCCTATTCCACAACACGCCCCCGGTATCTTCGATGGGCGTCAACACACCGGACCCCCAGAATACACCACAATCACGACtggacaagggcaagggagtCGCGACGGATGACGGCGGTGCTCCATCAAGCGCAAAACCAAGCCGAAATTTTGAAGGAGGACCGGTtgggccaccaccaggcTTTGGTCCTGAGTCACCATCAGCGTTCCTTCTCAAGCCCGGCGATTATTTACCAATAGCCCATCAGTACTtcaaggaggctgccgaaCTTGCCGACAAGATCTTGTGGGGCTCACATTCATTACGCCTGTCCGTCAAGACAGAGTATGCTGCCTTTTTATACGAATGTGTCCACGATTTCGAAGGAAGTCGAAAATTGGCCAAGGAGACAGTCGCCCAGGTCTATGACGCCACGGAAGGAATCGACAACGACATGTTCAACGATGCCTGTGAACTAGTGACCGTTttggggaagatgatgaaacgAGGGCTTAATTCGAACAACAAGAACCCAGCATCAAGCACGGGCTCGCAGCCGCCAGCGAGGACAGAGCAGGGCGAGCCAAGTGCGCCACCAGGGATGATATAA
- a CDS encoding uncharacterized protein (EggNog:ENOG503P8Q3) yields the protein MCKYYAHAFLCKHITFSFATFCDPASMIQTRCGERSIWQTIRMEEYCDDCKAYYPAPSSSAHSSRRR from the coding sequence ATGTGTAAATACTACGCCCACGCCTTCCTCTGCAAGCACATCACCTTCTCGTTTGCCACCTTTTGCGACCCGGCCAGCATGATCCAGACCCGCTGCGGGGAGAGGTCGATATGGCAGACGATCCGCATGGAGGAGTACTGTGACGACTGCAAGGCTTATTACCCAgcaccgtcgtcgtcggctcACTCGTCAAGGCGGCGGTAA
- a CDS encoding uncharacterized protein (COG:I; EggNog:ENOG503P095) codes for MLWYFLYPLRGTTDAPKLAPEHPLRVAFQLYAKWAASHVKIVLPSSTALIFMFLYIFPFLYTTDVTNITSGVSNLPHHVWTDAQPLELDVEPDVIMRSIWVHGSYMKALEKDVLLGALELQDELLGPTTNFNPRQPANRPEISEPEVADGDLTPRQRDAYHIINGLTNQSWFFHSPLQYWAGSAGNIQNDQDILETVNARKTQSTSVNVTLRHSIVFSGKRFEERRLVAADALVITLIHLRDSPVGRRWVRKAEELANERSDTWKIIPSDGRSLSDQLYEFQFRPLSWPDVGLLTVAYSISLFYLLLHLRKLRALKSKLGLMVSILVQITASIVSSFTVCAIFKIDLSRVPSYAYPLVVLAISLENSLRLINAVIMTSSTISNSDRIGEAFGETAHIAIANRVQNLLILLGLSRYSNPGVAAFCTFVAIATVFDFIYLSTFLLSVLSVDVRQRELLELEKAFLSRTKSSEKDKNKSAWTELVSQLRVGETAVSTRIAGTIVVICFVLTAQSHYATEGNRQWLSQLFSLPWNRTVRNAPKPSLLIDIHQARSPTSWLRLQDHETAREVINVVKPWAHSYVARVYDPIIFVLKGSDRVPRTREPMFLPAVYDFLHHEVPNFVVLLMLVFAAILLGTKYLLRDEYEDLGSEHPDDEPLISVKSLTKGHKLDVVMMAASPGGSLVSVGLDRAIQVWDVPIGSGHRVASDHECPLENPFPVLSMAIDYGSKWLALVSWQRVFLWNLEEQQWAGTRDIDLGGHKSEALFFCHKGAGTTPTLVLVRRNGMGLEMELEVDESRDFTICKTPLVWAVQFPDKSHSFNNNHHPPIAILTASRKSCVHLVRQQGNEWVSTEVNFGEREARDVHCVLPIPALSAYLIGRSRSVDLVDLESSTILRTFSTEVMQPRTLKHIPQMRAHQPNLTSLTLSYVSTKTGDLVIQTYLPEKEDDNLVSYCPSDPRSSGHRRLGELTERKRRIPNPGVWEALPGGNILGVRRKQSPPTTNRPRSLSNNNTGGMMMRKRRGVVGSQQQQQQQQAANGGHHHNPPETTRWEAWVMNHPESTCGFETRLLDEEDGLLKDQQQLMISEVGPMVKFGNMSVAVALGNVVKVVSVGHEHFDVGLGDGFGGGLGGGMMMMMESKMGLASRRRKVGGGRGVGSMGNGGVRVVG; via the exons ATGCTGTGGTATTTTCTCTACCCCCTCCGAGG GACGACGGATGCCCCTAAGCTCGCACCAGAACATCCACTGCGGGTTGCCTTCCAACTTTATGCAAAATGGGCTGCAAGCCATGTCAAAATTGTCCTGCCGTCTTCGACGGCCTTGATTTTCATGTTTTTGTATattttccccttcctctaCACCACCGatgtcaccaacatcaccagcgGCGTGTCCAACCTCCCACACCATGTGTGGACGGACGCTCAGCCTCTTGAGTTGGACGTTGAGCCTGATGTGATAATGCGCTCAATTTGGGTTCACGGGAGCTATATGAAGGCTCTCGAGAAAGATGTCTTACTGGGCGCACTCGAACTTCAGGATGAGCTTTTGGGACCGACcaccaacttcaacccccGCCAACCAGCAAACAGGCCCGAGATATCCGAGCCCGAAGTCGCCGATGGTGACCTGACTCCCCGCCAGCGAGATGCCTATCATATCATCAACGGCCTCACCAACCAGTCGTGGTTCTTTCACTCGCCACTCCAGTATTGGGCCGGCTCAGCAGGTAATATCCAAAACGACCAGGACATTCTCGAGACGGTCAATGCCAGGAAAACTCAGTCGACGTCTGTCAATGTCACCCTGCGACACTCGATTGTGTTCAGCGGCAAGCGGTTCGAAGAGCGCCGTCTCGTCGCTGCCGACGCCCTGGTCATCACTCTGATTCACCTCCGGGACTCGCCGGTTGGCCGACGATGGGTGAGAAAAGCTGAGGAGCTGGCAAATGAGCGCAGCGATACGTGGAAAATTATCCCTTCGGACGGCAGGAGCCTTTCGGATCAGCTGTACGAGTTTCAGTTTCGACCCTTGTCGTGGCCTGATGTGGGACTTTTGACGGTGGCCTATTCCATCTCGCTGTTCTACCTGTTGCTTCATCTCAGGAAGCTTCGCGCCCTCAAATCCAAGCTAGGGCTCATGGTCTCGATACTCGTTCAGATCACCGCGTCCATCGTGTCGAGCTTCACGGTTTGCGCCATATTCAAGATTGATCTTTCTCGGGTGCCTTCGTACGCCTACCCGCTGGTGGTTCTTGCCATCAGTCTGGAGAACTCGTTGCGGCTGATCAACGCTGTCATTATGACGtcctccaccatcagcaacagTGACAGGATAGGGGAGGCCTTCGGAGAGACAGCAcacatcgccatcgccaaccgAGTGCAAAACCTGCTGATATTGTTGGGTTTATCACGGTATTCGAACCCGGGTGTCGCCGCCTTTTGCACCTTTGTTGCGATTGCGACCGTGTTTGACTTCATCTACCTGTCAACATTTTTGCTCTCTGTCCTCAGCGTCGATGTCAGGCAAAGGGAACTGCTCGAATTGGAGAAGGCCTTCTTGTCGCGCACCAAGTCTTCcgaaaaagacaaaaacaaGTCAGCCTGGACGGAACTGGTCAGCCAACTCCGTGTTGGCGAAACTGCAGTGTCGACGAGGATTGCCGGAACCATTGTCGTCATCTGCTTTGTGCTCACGGCACAGTCTCACTATGCGACAGAAGGCAACCGGCAGTGGCTGAGCCAACTCTTCAGCTTGCCATGGAACAGGACCGTTAGAAACGCTCCGAAGCCGTCGTTGCTGATTGATATTCACCAGGCCAGAAGCCCGACCTCATGGCTCCGCCTTCAAGACCACGAGACGGCTCGGGAAGTCATCAACGTCGTCAAGCCATGGGCTCACAGCTACGTGGCTCGCGTGTACGATCCCATCATTTTCGTCTTGAAGGGCTCCGACCGCGTCCCTCGCACCCGAGAGCCCATGTTTCTACCTGCCGTGTACGACTTTTTGCATCACGAAGTGCCCAATTTCGTCGTGTTATTAATGCTAGTGTTTGCGGCTATACTGTTGGGTACAAAGTATCTTCTCCGGGACGAGTATGAAGATTTGGGGTCGGAGCATCCGGACGATGAGCCGTTGATTTCTGTCAAGTCTTTGACCAAGGGCCACAAGCTGGATGTTGTCATGATGGCTGCGTCACCGGGTGGTTCGTTGGTGTCGGTTGGTCTTGATCGCGCTATTCAGGTTTGGGACGTGCCAATAGGGTCCGGGCACAGGGTCGCCTCGGATCACGAATGCCCTTTGGAGAATCCTTTCCCGGTGCTGAGCATGGCTATCGACTATGGGTCCAAATGGTTGGCTTTGGTGTCGTGGCAAAGGGTGTTTTTGTGGAATCTGGAGGAACAGCAGTGGGCCGGGACGAGAGACATTGACTTGGGCGGACATAAGTCAGAAGCGTTGTTTTTCTGCCACAAAGGGGCGGGTACAACGCCGacgttggtgctggtgaggaggaacgGAATGGGACTGGAGATGGAACTGGAAGTCGACGAGTCGAGAGATTTCACCATCTGCAAAACACCACTCGTCTGGGCGGTACAATTTCCAGATAAAT CTCACTCATTCAAtaataaccaccacccaccaatAGCCATCCTCACAGCCTCCCGCAAGAGCTGCGTTCACCTGGTTAGGCAGCAGGGGAACGAATGGGTCTCGACCGAAGTCAACTTTGGCGAGCGAGAAGCCAGGGACGTCCACTGCGTCCTTCCCATCCCGGCCTTGTCTGCGTATTTGATCGGGCGGTCTCGATCAGTCGACCTCGTGGATCTCGAGTCGTCCACCATCCTTCGCACCTTTTCGACCGAGGTCATGCAACCGCGGACGTTGAAGCACATACCGCAGATGAGGGCTCATCAGCCAAATCTCACGTCACTTACTTTATCATACGTCAGCACAAAAACGGGGGATCTAGTCATCCAAACTTATCTCCCGGAAAAGGAAGACGATAATCTTGTATCATACTGCCCTTCAGATCCGAGAAGCAGCGGCCACAGACGGCTGGGGGAGCTCacggagaggaagagaaggattCCCAACCCGGGCGTGTGGGAGGCTCTTCCGGGTGGGAATATTCTTGGGGTTAGAAGGAAACAAAGCCCGCCGACGACAAACCGACCACGGTCGCTCTCCAACAATAACAcgggtgggatgatgatgcggaAGAgacgaggggtggtgggaagtcagcagcagcagcagcagcagcaagctgcCAATGGCGGCCACCATCATAATCCGCCAGAAACGACGAGGTGGGAGGCGTGGGTGATGAATCATCCGGAAAGTACATGCGGATTTGAGACGAGGCtgttggatgaggaagacgggCTGCTGAAGgatcagcagcagctcatGATTTCGGAGGTTGGGCCGATGGTCAAGTTTGGCAACATGAGCGTTGCTGTTGCGCTGGGGAATGTGGTCAAGGTTGTCAGCGTGGGGCATGAGCATTTTGatgtggggttgggggacgggtttgggggggggttggggggtgggatgatgatgatgatggagtcGAAGATGGGTTTGGCgagtaggaggaggaaggtggggggtgggaggggggttgggtcgatggggaatgggggggtgagggtggtagGGTAG